Proteins encoded together in one Chroicocephalus ridibundus chromosome 13, bChrRid1.1, whole genome shotgun sequence window:
- the CCDC92 gene encoding coiled-coil domain-containing protein 92, with amino-acid sequence MATSNLENQLQSAQKNLLFLQREHANTLKGLHAEIRRLQQHCTDLTYELTVKSSDLSGNGSSRSDELKRKCEDLEAQLKAKEAENNELLKELEQKNAMIMVLENTIKEREKKYLEELKMKSHKLNMLSSELEQRASTIAYLTSQLHATKKKLMSSSGTSEGTPSGSPVLSNYKPSPPKDKLPETPRRRMKKSLSTPLNPEFEEAYRIGSESRKLLLREPVDAMPDPTPFLLARETAEVHLIKERPLVIPPIASDRASGESHSPAREKPHKAHIGVAHRIHHVAPSQPQPEVETLAVDQVHGSKVVRKHSGTDRTV; translated from the exons ATGGCAACATCAAACCTGGAGAACCAGCTACAGAGTGCCCAGAAGAATCTCTTGTTTCTCCAGCGAGAACATGCCAACACGCTGAAAGGCCTGCACGCGGAGATCCGAcgcctgcagcagcactgcacag ATTTAACCTATGAGCTGACTGTAAAGAGTTCAGACTTGTCAG GAAATGGTAGTTCAAGAAGTGATGAACTCAAAAGGAAGTGTGAAGATCTTGAAGCTCAGCTGAAAGCCAAAGAGGctgaaaataatgaattattgAAAGAACTTGAACAAAAGAATGCGATGATAATGGTGCTGGAAAACActattaaagaaagagaaaagaagtatttggaagagttaaaaatgaaaagccataAGCTCAATATGTTGTCAAGTGAACTAGAGCAGAGAGCGAGCACTATTGCTTATTTAACTTCTCAACTGCACGCTACTAAGAAGAAGCTGATGAGCTCAAGCGGGACTTCAGAGGGGACCCCTTCTGGCAGTCCCGTGTTGTCCAACTATAAGCCGTCCCCTCCCAAAGATAAACTGCCGGAGACTCCACGACGCAGGATGAAGAAGAGTCTGTCGACACCACTCAACCCCGAGTTTGAAGAGGCCTACAGAATAGGATCGGAGAGCCGGAAGCTGCTGTTAAGAGAGCCTGTGGATGCCATGCCTGATCCCACTCCGTTTCTGTTGGCcagggaaacggcagaggtacaTCTTATTAAGGAGAGGCCGTTAGTTATCCCACCTATTGCTTCAGATCGTGCATCTGGCGAATCGCACAGCCCGGCCCGAGAGAAGCCACACAAGGCACACATTGGGGTGGCGCATCGCATCCACCACGTCGCGCCATCCCAGCCGCAGCCGGAGGTTGAAACGCTGGCAGTGGATCAGGTCCATGGAAGCAAAGTGGTCAGAAAGCACTCAGGGACAGACAGAACTGTTTGA